ATCTTCTACAACCCTGCGGGGTTGATCCTCCCCAACGGCAAGGGCGTAGTCAGCGGTGGCGCCACGATGATCCGCGCGACGGGCGACTTCACCAACAGCGCCACCGGTGAGGTCAGCAGTCTCGTCGAGCAGACCCACCCGGTCCCGGCCGTCTACGTGGGATACGGCGTGACCGATGAGGCGACCATCGGCTTCGGCATCTTTGCCCCGTACGGCCTGGCCATCGAATGGCCGGACGACGCCCAGGGCCGCTTTCTCGGCTATTACAGCTCGGTCAAGGGCATCTACTTCCAGCCCACCTTCGGCCTCAAGGCCGGCAAGCGCCTGAGCTTCGGCATCGGGCTCGACATCGCCAGCTCCAGCGTCGAGCTCAAGCAGCGGGTGGACCTCGCCGACCAGCTGGTGCCCGGCGGCGGCGGAATCACCTTCGCCAACCTCGGCATCGCCTACGGGACGGACTTTGCCAACGTGCAGCTGACCGGCAACGACCTCTCGACCGGCTTTCACCTCGGCGCCATCGCCCAGGTCACCGACAACCTCTCCTTCGGCATCCGGTATCTCTCGAAGCAGACGGTCAACATCGATGACGGCCAGGCCACCATCACCCAGGTGTCCACCGGTCTCTACCTGGCGCCCGGCAACCCGCTGGGCCTGCCGGCCGGCACGCCGGTCGACGCCCTCGTGGCGCCGCAATTCCAGCCCGGCGGCAAGCTGGTCGACCAGGGCGGCACCGCCATCCTGCCGTATCCGGCCCAGCTCAACATGGGTCTGACGCTCAAGGCCACCGAGAAGCTCACCTTGCTCGGCGACGTCGGCATCCAGTTCTGGAATGTCTGGGAGACGCTGCCGCTCAACTTCAGCCTGCTCGGCGACGAGACCATCGTGGAGAGCTATCGCAACTCGACCTCGTGGCGGCTCGGCGCCGAGTACACGGTGGGATCCAAGTCCACCGCCCGCCTCGGCTTCGTCGCCCACAACGCGGCGGCCCCCGACCAGACCGTGACCCCGAACCTGCCGGAAGCGGCGCGCACCGAGTTCACGGCCGGCTTCGGCTCGCACCTCTCCGACCGGTTTGGATTTGACGTCGCCTACCAGTACATCGATCAGGCTGACCGCCAGGGACGGTCCGGCAACGGCGGCATGGCCGTGCCGACCACGGCATTGAACGACGGACTCTACACGTTCAGCGCGAACCTCCTCGGCATCACCCTGACTTACTCGTTCTGATCGGGAGATCACAGCATATGCAGCGCATCCGAGTGGCCGCGGCTCTCTTGCTGGCGCTCCCCCTCCTGGCGGGGTGCTACGACAACGATCCGCTGAACGCGCCCGACCTCTCCACGAGCAATGGTCTCATGGAGCGGTACGTGGCCATGGGCAACAGCATCACCGCCGGCTATCAGTCCGGCGGCATCAACGACAGCACGCAGCAGCGCTCGTACGCGGTGCTCTTTGCCAACCGCGCGAACGCGACGTTCTACGTGCCATCCCTCCAGGGACGCGGCTGCGCGCCCCCGCTCACCAACAACGTCACGCAGACCCGGGTCGGTGGCGGTACCGCCAGCACCTGCGACCTCCGCGCCAACGAGCGGATGCCGTTCGTCAGCAACGTCGCCGTGCCCGGCGCCACCTCGTTCTCGCCGAACGACAACATGATCGCCTTTGCCAACAGCAACGCGCTCACCACGTTCATCCTCGGCGGCCGGACCCAGAATCAGGCAATGCTGGACGCCAACCCGACCTTCGTGACCGCCTGGATCGGCAATAACGACGTCCTCGGTGCGCTCACCAGCCAGTCAAATCCCGGGAACTCGGCCCTCATCACGCCGCTCGCGGTGTTCGAGGCCAACTACTCGACCATGCTCGACACGATTCAGATGACCGGCGCGGCCACCACCCTGATTGGCGTCACGGACGTCTCGGTCATCCCGTATTCCTCGCGGACCGCCATCTACTACTGCCTGACCTACGTCGATCCGGCCCGCTGCCAGGCCCCGCTTCCGACCACCCCGGACCCGAATCTGGCCGGTCTCGAGGCGGCTGGCTTCTGGACCGTCGACGTGAACTGTGCCGCCCCGGCCGGTCTCGCCACGCTGATCCCGTGGACCAAGGCGGTGCCGCTGCTGGCCGCCGCCGCCGGTGGCGTGGCCCAGACCATGGACTGCTCCAATGACGCCCTGGTAGTCACCCCATCCGAACTGACCGCGATGCAGACCGCCGTGGGTCAATACAACGCCTACATCGAGTCGGAAGCCGCCAGCCGCGGGATGGCCTACCTGGATGTGAACCCGCCGCTCCTGGCTCTCGCTGCCACCGGCGCGATCCCGCCGATCCCGGACCTCCTCCCGGCGCTCGCCGGCGGGTCGGTCGGGTTTGGCCCTTACTTCACCCTCGACGGCGTCCACCCCTCCACGCTGGCCCACCAGCTCGTGGCGGACTCGCTCGTCTCCGCGGTGAACCAGTTCTTCGGGACCAATATCCCCTGATCGGCTGAACATCACCGATTCGACCGCGAAGGGCGGCGGGCCAGATCTGGCCCGCCGCCCTTTCGCTTTCCGGGACCCTCGTACTCCTGCCCCGCACCCCCTTAGCTTTCAGGCTTGACTCCCGAGGAGATCGTATGACACTCACCCGCGGCCAGGCGCTCGCCCTGGTCCACGAATACACGGCCTCCGACGCCCTGCGGAAGCACATGTATGCCGTTGAAATCGCCATGCGCGCCATGGCGACGCGCGCCGGCGAAGACCCCGACGCCTGGGGCGCCGTCGGGCTCCTCCATGACTTTGACTATGAGCGGTTTCCCAATGCCGCCCACGCCCCCGACGCCGAGCACCCCAGCGAGGGTGTGCGCATCCTGGCCGGCCTCGGCGCGCCTGAGGAGTGGCAGCGGGCGATCCTCGGCCATGCCGCCTATACCGGGGTGTCGCGGGACACGCCCATGGCCCGCGCCCTCTTTGCCGTGGACGAACTCTGCGGATTCCTCGTGGCGTGCGCCCTCGTGCGCCCCTCACGCTCCCTCGCCGACCTCGAGCCGAGGAGCGTCCTCAAGAAGCTCAAGGACAAGGCCTTTGCCCGGGGCGTGAGCCGCGAGGATGTCCGCCTGGGGGCGGAAGAACTGGGATGGCCCCTCGACGAACTGATACTCTTCCTGCTCGAGGCCCTGCGCCCACACGAAGCGGTGCTGGGGCTCGGCTCGACGGGATGAGCACCCAGGCCGTCGCCACGCTCGCCGAGCGCTCGCTCGCCCGGGCCGGAGGCACGCGCTTCATTCCGGGAAACGCCACCAAGCTTCTCCTCGACGGGCCGCAGGTGTATCCCGCGATGATCGAGGCCATCGAACAGGCCACGCGTTGGGTGCATCTCGAGAACTACATCATTCGCGACGACGTGACCGGGCGCCGATTCTGTTCCGCCCTGATCGCACAGGCGCGAGCGGGCGTCGCGGTGCGGTTCCTGACCGACTGGCTGGGGAGCCGGAGCCTTGGACACCGGCTCGCGTCCGAGCTCGCGGCGGCCGGCGTGGAGTTCCGCCGCTTCAACCCTCCCCGCCTTCTCGACCTGCTCGGCAACATCGCCCGGGATCACCGGAAGCTGCTGGTTACCGACGCCGGCACGGCATTCATCGGCGGACTCTGCATCGGCGATGAATGGGCGGGAGAGCCGGACCGGGGCATTCCGCCCTGGCGCGACACCGCGATCCAGATCGACGGGCCTGCGGCGATGGCGTTGGACCAGGCCTTCGAGCAGATCTGGGTCCTGGACGGCGGGACGATGCCCCCGGGACGACACGCCGGCGAGTTTGCGTCGGCGGGCGATGCCGAAGTCGGGGTCGTCGTCGGTGAACCGCGGCGGGCTCGCATCCAGCGCATCGTGGAGTTGCTGGCTGCCGGTGCCGAGGAGAGACTCTGGATCACCGATGCCTACCTCGTCGCCCCCCGGTCCCTCTTTCAGTCGCTCCTCGACGCCGCCCGCAGCGGCGTGGACGTGCGCCTCCTCCTGCCCGGCGCGAGCGACCTCCCGGTCATCCGGAACCTCAGCCGGATCGGCTATCGAGCGCTCCTGGAAGCCGGCGTGCGCATCTTCGAGTGGAGCGGCCCGATGCTGCACGCGAAGACCATCGTGGCCGATGGCGCCTGGTGCCGGGTGGGCTCGAGCAACCTCAACAGCTCAAGCCTCCTGGGAAATTACGAGTTGGATGTCCTCCTCCACGACCCCAAGCTGGGCAACCAGCTTGAAGCCCAGTTCCGGCGCGACATGGCCCAGAGCGCGGAGGTGCACTCGCACCCCAGGCGCCTCGGGCACACCCTGGAGCGAGTGGTCCCCGACTCCGAGGAATATCCCGCGCCAACGCTCCCCCATCCGCGCCGGCGGTTCCGGGAGGCTCGCCGCCGGACAGGCCTGACCGTCCGCGGCCTCGCCAGCGCCGCCCAGCGGTCCATTTTCGGGCCGGTCGCTGTCGGGCTGGCCGCGCTCGGTCTCCTCTTCATCATCCTCCCCAGAACGATGGGCATTGTCGTGGCCGCGCTCTGCGCCTGGCTGGCCATCGGGGCCGGAGCTCAGGCGTTCCGTAGCCGAATCGACACGTGAACCCCGCCCGCCCTGCCCCCCGCTCAACGCTTTCCAGCCCTCATGCGTAACCCCAACGTGACCGATGCCGAGCTGGCCGCGCAGGCGTGCGGCGGGAGCAGCGAGGCCTTCGGGGCGCTCGTCGAGCGCCACGCTGACCGGGCCCGACGGGTGGCGCGAGCCGCCCTCCTGGACCCGCACGACGCAGACGACGCGGTGCAGGACGCCCTCTTTTCCGCGTGGCGGGCGATCGGCCGGTTCGACCCCGCGAGGCCGTTTGGGCCGTGGTTCATGAAGATCGTGGTCAATGCCGCGGCGGACCTGCGGCGCCGCAGGAAGCTCCGGCGGACCGAGGAGATCCCCGCGGCCACGGCGGACACCGGTTCGATGCCTGACCGGGACACCGACCGGGCGCTCCTGCGAGAGGCGCTGGACCGGGCCCTGGCCACGCTGCCGGAGCGACGACGAATGGCCCTCGTGCTTCACGACGCCGAGGGATATGTGCACGAGGAGATCGCCACGATGCTTGGCGTCCCGGTCGGCACGGTCCGGTCCGATGTGTTTCACGCTCGCCGCGCCATGCGCACGGCCCTGGATTCGATGGGAGGAAATCGCTGATGACCGAACACAACGAATTCACTGCCGCACGTGACGAGGACCTTGGCGCCCTGCTCCGTGCCCACCTTTCCGCTCCGGATGATGAGGCGTT
The DNA window shown above is from Gemmatimonadales bacterium and carries:
- a CDS encoding outer membrane protein transport protein; amino-acid sequence: MPRSAEAQGFSVNEQGSCAMGRGGTGVASPCADGSAIFYNPAGLILPNGKGVVSGGATMIRATGDFTNSATGEVSSLVEQTHPVPAVYVGYGVTDEATIGFGIFAPYGLAIEWPDDAQGRFLGYYSSVKGIYFQPTFGLKAGKRLSFGIGLDIASSSVELKQRVDLADQLVPGGGGITFANLGIAYGTDFANVQLTGNDLSTGFHLGAIAQVTDNLSFGIRYLSKQTVNIDDGQATITQVSTGLYLAPGNPLGLPAGTPVDALVAPQFQPGGKLVDQGGTAILPYPAQLNMGLTLKATEKLTLLGDVGIQFWNVWETLPLNFSLLGDETIVESYRNSTSWRLGAEYTVGSKSTARLGFVAHNAAAPDQTVTPNLPEAARTEFTAGFGSHLSDRFGFDVAYQYIDQADRQGRSGNGGMAVPTTALNDGLYTFSANLLGITLTYSF
- a CDS encoding SGNH/GDSL hydrolase family protein, giving the protein MQRIRVAAALLLALPLLAGCYDNDPLNAPDLSTSNGLMERYVAMGNSITAGYQSGGINDSTQQRSYAVLFANRANATFYVPSLQGRGCAPPLTNNVTQTRVGGGTASTCDLRANERMPFVSNVAVPGATSFSPNDNMIAFANSNALTTFILGGRTQNQAMLDANPTFVTAWIGNNDVLGALTSQSNPGNSALITPLAVFEANYSTMLDTIQMTGAATTLIGVTDVSVIPYSSRTAIYYCLTYVDPARCQAPLPTTPDPNLAGLEAAGFWTVDVNCAAPAGLATLIPWTKAVPLLAAAAGGVAQTMDCSNDALVVTPSELTAMQTAVGQYNAYIESEAASRGMAYLDVNPPLLALAATGAIPPIPDLLPALAGGSVGFGPYFTLDGVHPSTLAHQLVADSLVSAVNQFFGTNIP
- a CDS encoding HDIG domain-containing protein is translated as MTLTRGQALALVHEYTASDALRKHMYAVEIAMRAMATRAGEDPDAWGAVGLLHDFDYERFPNAAHAPDAEHPSEGVRILAGLGAPEEWQRAILGHAAYTGVSRDTPMARALFAVDELCGFLVACALVRPSRSLADLEPRSVLKKLKDKAFARGVSREDVRLGAEELGWPLDELILFLLEALRPHEAVLGLGSTG
- a CDS encoding phospholipase D-like domain-containing protein, which encodes MSTQAVATLAERSLARAGGTRFIPGNATKLLLDGPQVYPAMIEAIEQATRWVHLENYIIRDDVTGRRFCSALIAQARAGVAVRFLTDWLGSRSLGHRLASELAAAGVEFRRFNPPRLLDLLGNIARDHRKLLVTDAGTAFIGGLCIGDEWAGEPDRGIPPWRDTAIQIDGPAAMALDQAFEQIWVLDGGTMPPGRHAGEFASAGDAEVGVVVGEPRRARIQRIVELLAAGAEERLWITDAYLVAPRSLFQSLLDAARSGVDVRLLLPGASDLPVIRNLSRIGYRALLEAGVRIFEWSGPMLHAKTIVADGAWCRVGSSNLNSSSLLGNYELDVLLHDPKLGNQLEAQFRRDMAQSAEVHSHPRRLGHTLERVVPDSEEYPAPTLPHPRRRFREARRRTGLTVRGLASAAQRSIFGPVAVGLAALGLLFIILPRTMGIVVAALCAWLAIGAGAQAFRSRIDT
- a CDS encoding RNA polymerase sigma factor, whose translation is MRNPNVTDAELAAQACGGSSEAFGALVERHADRARRVARAALLDPHDADDAVQDALFSAWRAIGRFDPARPFGPWFMKIVVNAAADLRRRRKLRRTEEIPAATADTGSMPDRDTDRALLREALDRALATLPERRRMALVLHDAEGYVHEEIATMLGVPVGTVRSDVFHARRAMRTALDSMGGNR